A genomic window from Blattabacterium cuenoti includes:
- the sufD gene encoding Fe-S cluster assembly protein SufD, protein MFLIDKILSFFSEKNYEGESFYISNLRRKSIDLFIKKGLSYKEEKWINPKIESFFNKNYHFYSKNKINKLEYHLIKKFIINNKQSFLLIFIDGQYNPCLSYNNTYKKNKKIVLSNIASQKEEIIKNFYGKLSYKYDVFKILNTIFSKDGVYINIPDNVILEKPIEIIYIFTGKVSKILFYPRNLIIVGKSSYVKIIEHHQCLKKHLLFNNSVSEIYASNNSQIDYYKIQNDINDLNLIDNTSIKQNSHSKCSIYTFSLKGKNIKNNLNFYSHGKNTYSYLYGISLLSKKQFVSHQTLIDHLYSNSYSFQLYKNILWDESTSIFNGKIFVNKYVKNINAFQKNNNILLSDKAIIYVKPQLEIFSNNVKCSHGCTIGNCSENELFYLQSRGISEKESRILLLLSFLEEILKNMNILKLKNFIYKIIKKKLNIYL, encoded by the coding sequence ATGTTTTTAATAGATAAAATTCTTTCTTTTTTTTCTGAAAAAAATTATGAAGGAGAATCATTTTATATATCTAATTTAAGACGTAAATCTATTGATCTTTTTATAAAAAAAGGATTATCATATAAAGAAGAAAAATGGATAAATCCAAAAATTGAGTCATTTTTTAATAAAAATTATCATTTTTATTCTAAAAATAAAATAAATAAATTAGAATATCATTTGATTAAAAAATTTATTATAAATAATAAACAATCTTTTCTTTTAATTTTTATTGATGGACAATATAATCCTTGTCTTTCTTATAATAATACATATAAGAAAAATAAAAAAATTGTTTTATCTAATATTGCATCACAAAAAGAAGAAATAATAAAAAATTTTTATGGAAAATTATCATATAAATATGATGTTTTTAAAATTTTAAATACTATCTTTTCAAAAGATGGAGTTTATATTAATATTCCTGATAATGTTATTTTAGAAAAACCAATAGAAATAATATATATTTTTACAGGAAAAGTATCAAAAATTCTATTCTATCCTAGAAATTTAATTATAGTAGGAAAATCTTCTTATGTAAAAATAATTGAACATCATCAATGTTTAAAAAAACATTTATTATTTAATAATTCTGTAAGTGAAATTTATGCTAGTAATAATAGTCAAATAGATTATTATAAAATTCAAAATGATATAAATGATTTAAATTTGATAGATAATACATCTATCAAACAAAATAGTCATAGTAAATGCTCAATTTATACTTTTTCTTTAAAAGGAAAAAATATTAAAAATAATTTAAATTTTTATTCACATGGAAAAAATACATATTCTTATTTATATGGAATTTCTCTTTTATCCAAAAAACAATTTGTATCTCATCAAACTTTAATAGATCATTTATATTCAAATTCTTATAGTTTTCAATTATATAAAAATATTTTATGGGATGAATCTACAAGTATTTTTAATGGTAAAATATTTGTTAATAAATATGTTAAAAATATTAATGCTTTTCAAAAAAATAATAATATACTTCTTTCAGATAAAGCTATTATCTATGTTAAACCTCAATTAGAAATTTTTTCAAATAATGTAAAATGTTCACATGGATGTACAATAGGAAATTGTTCTGAAAATGAATTATTTTATCTACAATCAAGAGGTATTTCTGAAAAAGAAAGTAGAATTTTATTATTACTTTCTTTTTTAGAAGAAATATTAAAAAATATGAATATTTTAAAATTAAAAAATTTTATTTATAAAATAATAAAAAAAAAATTAAATATATATTTATAA
- the sufC gene encoding Fe-S cluster assembly ATPase SufC, with product MLSIDNLHVSVKEKKILKGVNLKIKSGEIHVLMGPNGSGKSTLASVITGKKEYDITEGNIYFKNKNLKNFSPEKRAHLGIFQSFQNPIEIPGISVINFIRTAINESRKSRGLDKMSAKEILFTMKEKSIQLKMEKNFLYRSLNEGFSGGEKKINEIFQMSMLDPLLSILDEVDSGLDIDSLRIVSKVINVLKNNKNSILIITHYKRFLDYLLSDYIVHILYNGKIVQSGNQKLSSKLEKKGYDWIKKK from the coding sequence ATGTTAAGTATAGATAATTTACATGTTTCTGTAAAAGAAAAAAAAATTCTTAAAGGAGTTAATTTAAAAATTAAATCAGGAGAAATTCATGTTCTAATGGGACCAAATGGATCTGGAAAAAGTACATTAGCTTCTGTAATAACTGGAAAAAAAGAATATGATATAACTGAAGGAAATATTTATTTTAAAAATAAAAATTTAAAAAATTTTTCTCCTGAAAAACGTGCTCATTTAGGAATTTTTCAATCTTTTCAAAATCCTATAGAAATACCTGGAATTTCTGTGATTAATTTTATTAGAACAGCAATTAATGAATCTAGAAAATCACGAGGATTAGATAAAATGTCTGCGAAAGAAATACTTTTTACAATGAAAGAAAAATCTATTCAATTAAAAATGGAAAAAAATTTTTTATATAGATCTTTAAATGAGGGCTTTTCAGGAGGAGAAAAAAAAATAAATGAAATATTTCAAATGTCTATGTTAGATCCTTTATTATCTATTTTAGATGAAGTAGATTCTGGTTTAGATATAGATTCTTTACGAATTGTATCAAAAGTTATTAATGTATTAAAAAATAATAAAAATTCTATTTTAATTATTACTCATTATAAAAGATTTTTAGATTATTTATTATCAGATTATATTGTACATATTTTATATAATGGAAAAATTGTTCAATCAGGAAATCAAAAATTATCTAGTAAATTAGAAAAAAAAGGATATGATTGGATTAAAAAAAAATAA